Below is a genomic region from Spartinivicinus marinus.
CTGATCGATATAAGCTAACGCAGGACATTCCGTTTTCAATCGGTGACAAAAATGCTCAGCGATTTCAACTGTGGTAAAAAGCCTGATTTCAACACCACAGCAGGTGTTTTTAACACTGCCCAATAGCCCCATTTTCTGGGCTAGTTGGTATACAAAAGGACGAAACCCAACGCCCTGAACACAGCCGTTAACCAATAAAAGAATACCCAATCGTAATGAAGCACGCTTTTGAATTTTCCAGCTCACCCCTGCGATAACTCTTTTATGATTTTTTGATGTAACCGATGACAGACATCAGATAACGTTTGCTCAACCTGCTCATTTAATTTGCCACTAAAAGGAGTAAAATTAGCACCACCTATCGCCACTATATCAATGACAGGTAATGGATAAATTAATAAAGGTACTAACGACAATAACTCTTTAATCCCCCCGCCATGTTCAATACTTTGGGCTGCTTGTAAAAAATCAGCCCCTTGATCCGCCTTTAGTTCAACACTAGAAAAATAAGTAACTTGTCCAACCTGACTTGGACTGTTAAAACAGTCAATTAAAATTACTTTTTTGCAGTGACGAAATTGCGGTATGAGTGTTAAGCCACCAGTATTGCCATCAACTAATTCAACACTATCTGGCCAACGAAACTGTTTCAGTAATGTTACTGCATGGTAACCAATAGCATCATCACCATGCAGTGGATTACCTGCTCCAATGATACGTATGTTAATCAAGATCACTATCGTTGTTGTATTTTATTATCAACATTATAGGGCGCCTCTAATAAATACCCCACTTTAGAAGTAAACAATTATTAGAGAGGTTTTTTAGCTGAGACAAGGTCCTGCATATCATCTATCTTTAATGGGTTATTTAGCCAACCCAAGCAGCATACTAATCAGTTGCTGTAAAGTCATCAGCTGGATTGAATATCCAAAGGAGATGGAAAATGAATATCGCATTGAAGTATACCATTTTACCCAATAACACTTATAAGCTCTTAGCAAAAAGTTTCAATGAGTGTGCAGGTGTATCCTGGAAAAAAATAGAGCAAGCGAACCCAGGTATTTCACCTAAGTATTTAACACCAGGGCAAGTCATTAGCATACCAGCAACAACAAGTGACAACATTGTTTTACACTACACTATTTTAAGCGGTGACACTTATTACAATATTTCTCAACGGCTAGCTGAAACAGCCAATATCACAGCAAAAGCAATTGAACAAGCCAATCCTGGGGTTACTCCTACCGATCTTCAAGTAGGTCAAGTCATTAATATTCCCGCGACAAACACAGGTGCTTCTACTTCAAGCACACAGCAACCAACCAGCACCAAAACAGTGGCATCAACGGTTGGCTATTATGACTGGACCTGGTCACCTACCTCACCTACTGCCGACGCTAATCTGGGCATAGCATTCAGTGGTTGGGTTGATCCACAACAAGCGCTCAGTGACAGCAACAATGTTTATAATGACCTTGCTGGCAAAAAATACATCAGTTTAGGCGGGGGAAATGATAATGGCAGCTGGACAAATTCATCTTTGAGTGAAGTAACCAGCGCAATCAATAATTCAGACTTCAGCCAATATGATGGCATTGTATATGATATTGAGGTTGGCGATTCAGGGTTAGAAACATCGTTTAAGCAGTCGTTTCAAGCAGCTAAAAAAAACAACCTTTCAGTATTAGTAACCGTTAGTCACTCCGCACCCTATGGCATTTCAGATGCGTCTACACTGATGCAGAGTTTTTTTAACAGTAACAATATTGATATACTTTCCCCACAGCTGTATACCACAGGTAATGAAACAGAGAATGATTATGCTATAAGCCAAGGCGTACAGTGGAGCCAATATGCTGAGGCAAAACCAGAAATTGTTGTCAGTATTGTGAAGGCTGATATGTACCAAAGTGCCGTACAGTACTTCTCAAAGGTTAATGTCAATTTAAAAGGCTATCTTGTTTGGGCTAAAAGCGGCTAAAGTTCATTATCGCTCGACAGTCGCCCCTAAAAGCCATTCGCTTTGGCTATATATAAAAATATTACAATAACTTTGATGTAAAGTGGTTGCCTTTTGAATAGCCACTTTACAGAGCAGACATAAATACAGAGCAGACATAAATATTTTTCATCTTAAAATAGTTCATGAATCTGTCAGTTTTTTATGCAACCCAGTCTGAACGATAATCAAACATCATGAATGAAAACTAAAAGCATGAGACCTACTTGAAAAATTTAATTCACTAAAAACCGGTAAAAAAATCAAAAAACCTTCATATATTAGATAAAATGCTGATAAAATAGCAGCAGATGCAGTCTATTTGACTCCACCTACCATTACAGTCAAAAACGATGGAAATACGCTATTTCTAAGCATGTCTAACTATTTTACAAATAGCGCATACAAAACAAAAAAATGTTTTTAACTTATTAATTATATTGATTTTTTTATTTTTAAGGTATGAATCTTGCCTTTCTTCTCGTGAAAATAACATAAAATCAGGGAAGATATTGAATGAACTTAATTAAAGCGACTGCTTGTGTTGCGTTTTGTAGTATTACTAGCCTTTCTCATGCATCACTTATTGATTTTACAGGTGGCACCGTTCATCATTTTAATGGAGGGACGGCTGTCACAGATAAATCAACCAACTATCAAGAAGTTGATTATTATGTAGAAGATGGTGTTAAGTTTGACTTTATTGGTCCTTCAGGAACTGCCTCTAGTTACAATATAGGCAACTATTATGGTATCGAAAATGATGTCATCCATGGACACTGGAGTGAAGGTCCTTATGGTGATATGGAATCCATTTTTGTCAATATGCTTGATGGTAGTGCATTTGATTTAAACTATTTTAAAATTACCAGCAATACGAGTAATGGGGGTGGACCAGCCAGTGGCAATGAGAAAGTTTATTTAAATGCACTTGCTGATGGAGTCAATATTTCTTATTCCATGTTGCTTCCTTCAGATGACTGGGGTTTTAATGGACCTAATGCAGAAATTTTCTTAGGTGCAGAATTCGACAATATTTCTGCATTTTCTATTACTTATGAGGCAAGTGCAGTAGGGTTTGGCATGGATGAGTTTTTTATTAACGAGGAGCCTACACCTATACCAGAGCCCATTTCTATTTTATCGTTTGCATTAGGCCTTGCTGGACTTACGCTCAATCGTAAAAAAACTCATTAAGAGGTTTTTACAACTCGCACAAGGGATGTAAACTTGTACTGAGAATGACTTATCTCGGATATTCTGGTAGTAGGTCGTTGATACGATTTACTACCGTTTTGAGATTCTAATCAGACAGTCCAAATAACCTTACGCATTATACATGTCATCTTGTTCGTCCAACACTATTTTACCCTCCCCTTGTTGTTTCGCCGCCAATAGCGCCCTCTCAGCCCTTAGATAAAGTAAATCACTAGTCTCAAGTTTATTATACACTGCAATACCCAGTGATATGGTTCTACTAATAAAAGTATGTTCATCTATAGGTAGTTTTATCAAGCTAACCGCTTGCCTAAGCCGCTCGGCGATTTCTTTTGCTCCTTCTACAGAACAATAAGGTAGTATTATTGCAAACTCTTCCCCGCCTATCCTGGCAATCACTTCATTACTTCGCAATGTTTTGGTAATTGTTTCAGCGATAGCGACTAGAAATTCATCACCTATCGTATGGCCATACTGTTGGTTTATGAGTTTAAAACTATCAATATCCAACATAATTAAGGCAAATGAGATTTTATGGCGCTTTGCTGTTGAGACCTCTTCAACTAAGCGGCTACGAAAGTGACGGATATTAAATAACCCGGTAGTAGGGTCTTTTACAGATAGTTGCCCAACAACCGTTTCGTTATACCCAACGTACCAGCCAATACAACCAAATACGACCATTGAGCCAATTAACATATAAAGGTACAAACCAATGTTCTGATAAACCTCAAACCATACATTTTGCCCTTGTAACCATCGAATCAATAGCCAGCCAGCGGGGGGTGCCAAGGCAAGAAACAAACCCTGTACTGATCTTATAATCTGTTTGTAACTTATTAACTTGACATCCACCTTATCCTACTCACAACTTTAACCGTATTGATATACCAAAGTATAAGATATAGCTGTCATTCTGTAATGGTTAGAACAGCAACAAGCGTCTTTTCCAGCCAGCGGCTGAAATGTTGGCATCCCCCTATAGTAAAAAAGTAAGGCGTAATTTAGTGTAATTGAGTATGTGGTGAATAGAAATTATGATAGAAAGGCAGGATAACAAACAAAAATACAGACTTATATTGATCATCTCAACTAAGTTTTTATTTACCAAAATTCATGTTTAGGTGAGAAAAGTTAAAAAAACTATGGTTAAGAGTACAAGGTGATTACTATGAAAGACTATAGATGGCAACTAGCAGAGTTACAGGACACAGTGGATGAGTTAGATTCTATGCTGCTAGAAATTATTGAACAAAGAAGAAAAATCACTCATCAAATTGGAAAAATTAAAAATAAAGTTAATATGCCAGTTTTTTCTACTCATCATGAAGTAGAATTATTCAAACGACTGTATCAACAAAGTGATCAAAAAAGAATTCCAAGAGACCTTGTAGAAAGTGTTTTTAAAAGTATTATCAGTGATTCCTACAATACACAGCAAGATAACTATAAAGATAATGTATTAGTATTCAAAAGAAAAAATTGGGTTGATATCACTAGTAACAGCACCCACTAAATAGTTGGGCCGTTTAGAATAATGCTGTAATAAGGTGTAGTACTATATCAAACGAATCAGGTTAAGCTAATAAATAATACAATCAACACCCAAGGACAGGGGCATGAATGCTGAACTGATCGATCAATATCTAGAAGCTGTTTGTCCAAAGTGTCAGTCAGTGATTAAGAAGAAAATTTACGCAATAATTGGTTGTCAAACATGCGGATATACTGGTAAAGCAGTACCCGTTATTACAGCTAGCATGGCTGAGGCTATAAATATATCAACACCTAGTCATTTGCCAAATACCAAATAGTAGTAGTCACTTGACTGCTTTTCATAATCAAAGTTATAAAAAACAGAGACTGACTGTCTGTCTAGCTATCAATACAACACTAGCAGTACTAGACTTTCTATGTATAAGCTTATTCATGCATCAAGTTTAGCTGGAGCTAGTCATGGCAAGGATATTAGATCAGCATTCAGGAGAGATCGTTAACCTTCAGTCCCAACATATTTTTGGACGCCATCCCACGTCAACTCATACCGTTTTGCCCAATCCTGATGCTTCACGCATGCATGCTGTGATTACATGGGATGGTGAGTTTTGGTGGCTACAAGACTCCAGTTCCAATGGTACCTTGATTAACAACAGTAGAATGCAATCCGGAGGGAAAGTTTGCTTGAAAACTGGCGATCAAATCGTTTTTGGTAACAATACGACACATCAATGGCAACTACTGGATGTTGTCCCCCCACAAAGTATGCTAAAAGCAATAAGTCCAAGTCTTTCAGATATTATTCTGGAAGATATTGTTGCCCTGCCCTCAGAACAAAACCCTGATGTTGTCATTTATATGACTGCTCAAGGAAGTTGGGTATGTGAAAGCCAGTCAGGTACAACACTGCTCAAATCAGGTGACCAGGTTGGGGTGACAGATAATGTGTGGCAGTTTATTGAGGCAGCACCTTGTGTACAAACCCAAATGGTCGTAGAAAACCAGCCTACTTCACCAAGATTTACTTTTAATGTCAGCCAAAATGAAGAACATGTTTTCTTGAAAATTCAGTTTACACATCAGGAAATCGACTTAGGACAAAGAACCCACCATTATTTATTACTTTTGTTGGCCCGCAAACGGCAGGAAGATAAAGTAGCGGGACTGCAGGCTACAGAACAAGGCTGGATAGATAAAGAACTGCTCAGCGATATACTTAAACTCAGTGAAAATCATATTAATATCCAAATTTATCGCTTTAGAAAGCAGCTAATCAGTGCATTATTGCCGAAGACAACGTCTTTTCCTCAAGTAATAGAACGAAGACG
It encodes:
- a CDS encoding GGDEF domain-containing protein; translated protein: MAPPAGWLLIRWLQGQNVWFEVYQNIGLYLYMLIGSMVVFGCIGWYVGYNETVVGQLSVKDPTTGLFNIRHFRSRLVEEVSTAKRHKISFALIMLDIDSFKLINQQYGHTIGDEFLVAIAETITKTLRSNEVIARIGGEEFAIILPYCSVEGAKEIAERLRQAVSLIKLPIDEHTFISRTISLGIAVYNKLETSDLLYLRAERALLAAKQQGEGKIVLDEQDDMYNA
- a CDS encoding FHA domain-containing protein — its product is MARILDQHSGEIVNLQSQHIFGRHPTSTHTVLPNPDASRMHAVITWDGEFWWLQDSSSNGTLINNSRMQSGGKVCLKTGDQIVFGNNTTHQWQLLDVVPPQSMLKAISPSLSDIILEDIVALPSEQNPDVVIYMTAQGSWVCESQSGTTLLKSGDQVGVTDNVWQFIEAAPCVQTQMVVENQPTSPRFTFNVSQNEEHVFLKIQFTHQEIDLGQRTHHYLLLLLARKRQEDKVAGLQATEQGWIDKELLSDILKLSENHINIQIYRFRKQLISALLPKTTSFPQVIERRRREVRFGYEDIDIQGGTMASTDNLTVVG
- a CDS encoding chorismate mutase, with the translated sequence MKDYRWQLAELQDTVDELDSMLLEIIEQRRKITHQIGKIKNKVNMPVFSTHHEVELFKRLYQQSDQKRIPRDLVESVFKSIISDSYNTQQDNYKDNVLVFKRKNWVDITSNSTH
- a CDS encoding hydrogenase maturation protease — translated: MINIRIIGAGNPLHGDDAIGYHAVTLLKQFRWPDSVELVDGNTGGLTLIPQFRHCKKVILIDCFNSPSQVGQVTYFSSVELKADQGADFLQAAQSIEHGGGIKELLSLVPLLIYPLPVIDIVAIGGANFTPFSGKLNEQVEQTLSDVCHRLHQKIIKELSQG
- a CDS encoding LysM peptidoglycan-binding domain-containing protein; amino-acid sequence: MNIALKYTILPNNTYKLLAKSFNECAGVSWKKIEQANPGISPKYLTPGQVISIPATTSDNIVLHYTILSGDTYYNISQRLAETANITAKAIEQANPGVTPTDLQVGQVINIPATNTGASTSSTQQPTSTKTVASTVGYYDWTWSPTSPTADANLGIAFSGWVDPQQALSDSNNVYNDLAGKKYISLGGGNDNGSWTNSSLSEVTSAINNSDFSQYDGIVYDIEVGDSGLETSFKQSFQAAKKNNLSVLVTVSHSAPYGISDASTLMQSFFNSNNIDILSPQLYTTGNETENDYAISQGVQWSQYAEAKPEIVVSIVKADMYQSAVQYFSKVNVNLKGYLVWAKSG
- a CDS encoding PEP-CTERM sorting domain-containing protein (PEP-CTERM proteins occur, often in large numbers, in the proteomes of bacteria that also encode an exosortase, a predicted intramembrane cysteine proteinase. The presence of a PEP-CTERM domain at a protein's C-terminus predicts cleavage within the sorting domain, followed by covalent anchoring to some some component of the (usually Gram-negative) cell surface. Many PEP-CTERM proteins exhibit an unusual sequence composition that includes large numbers of potential glycosylation sites. Expression of one such protein has been shown restore the ability of a bacterium to form floc, a type of biofilm.) translates to MNLIKATACVAFCSITSLSHASLIDFTGGTVHHFNGGTAVTDKSTNYQEVDYYVEDGVKFDFIGPSGTASSYNIGNYYGIENDVIHGHWSEGPYGDMESIFVNMLDGSAFDLNYFKITSNTSNGGGPASGNEKVYLNALADGVNISYSMLLPSDDWGFNGPNAEIFLGAEFDNISAFSITYEASAVGFGMDEFFINEEPTPIPEPISILSFALGLAGLTLNRKKTH